The window TAATAGTGTGATGATATTTTACACAATTGCGACCACGTTGAATAATGTTTATAGGTGCTAATGGTGTTCTTCTGCTCTATATAGGGATGATATTGTCTTCAAAGATCCACTCAACACTTTTACTGGCATTGAGAATTATAAATCAATCTTCTGGGCTCTACGATTCCATGGCAGGATGTTCTTTAGGGCCTTGTGGATTGATATTGTGAGTGTATGGCAACCTGTGGAGAACATGATAATAGTTCGGTGGACTGTTCATGGCATTCCCCGTGTTCCTTGGGAGAGCCACGGTCGCTTCGATGGCACTTCAGAGTATAAGCTTGATAAAGATGGGAAGATTTATGAGCACTGGGTTCACAACATTGCTTTGAGTGGACCACCAAAGTTCCATGTACTTGCTGTGCAGGAATTAATTGAATACATTGGCGGCGCCTCAACACCAAAGCCTACTTTCTTTGAAATCTTTTCCCCTACCTTGAGGAACATCGCTCCAGTAACGAAATTTTCTAGGTTGAGGCGGAACCTGGGCTCAATTCTAGCCTCCCTAAAGAGAAATGAGGAGGAACAGTCAGATCAAACATAGCATTATGGTGAAGTGCCAAAAATGATTGGTAAATTTTTTTACTATATTCCAGACTCACACAATACGTACAAGTATATATGTACTAATAGAACTCCCGCAGGGGCAGCAAAACATATCTggagttcttttcttttttgtttcttcagGAGGGTATCCACTTCTCTCTACTGTATGCTTCTTTTGAGCTCCAGCTACTGCCTTGTGAAGCGCAATACTTTGTAAATATTTGTATAGTATAGCATAAAATGTTGCTTCCGTCAGGAGTGTTTGCTCTGCATTTTGTAAAGGTACTAATCCTCGCCACTATATACAATGCCTTCCTCTTTCTAGCCACTTCACCATGTCATTAATAATTATCTTTGTTTGTAAGTTGTGAATTGCTGAGAAAT of the Nicotiana tabacum cultivar K326 chromosome 7, ASM71507v2, whole genome shotgun sequence genome contains:
- the LOC107811745 gene encoding uncharacterized protein LOC107811745 is translated as MTTLLPSPEVSSFSAGIHPVRTSSYINPRNVQKLAVSRSGNRGARVRVCSSVKDLEESPPLKSGSNLGFCAQFSAPVETSTTLSTKVNEEEEEKRNYYLNTGYAIRTIREEFPALFYKELTFDIYRDDIVFKDPLNTFTGIENYKSIFWALRFHGRMFFRALWIDIVSVWQPVENMIIVRWTVHGIPRVPWESHGRFDGTSEYKLDKDGKIYEHWVHNIALSGPPKFHVLAVQELIEYIGGASTPKPTFFEIFSPTLRNIAPVTKFSRLRRNLGSILASLKRNEEEQSDQT